One window from the genome of Streptomyces sp. NBC_00708 encodes:
- a CDS encoding biotin--[acetyl-CoA-carboxylase] ligase, protein MTPSDAPQSRWSDLDRPPLNVPALRRGLLRPGALWTALDVVESTGSTNTDLAARAGSLSEGTVLVAEEQTAGRGRLERTWTAPARSGLFFSVYLTPGNVPAERWGWLPLLTGVAAATGLARAAGVDMALKWPNDLLVRVEGQERKTGGILAERAGDGVVIGIGLNVSLRADELPAPTAASLALAGAVSVDRETLLRGVLRSLEHWYGLWRDADGDAAASGLQEAYAAGCATLGKAVRAQLPGDRVLTGEAVAIDGDGRLVLSTGDGLREPVSAGDIVHLRGAEGGLT, encoded by the coding sequence ATGACACCTTCGGATGCGCCACAGAGCCGTTGGTCGGACCTGGACCGGCCGCCCCTCAACGTCCCCGCGCTGCGCCGCGGACTGCTGCGGCCGGGCGCGCTGTGGACCGCCCTCGACGTGGTCGAGTCCACCGGTTCCACCAACACCGACCTCGCCGCGCGCGCGGGCTCCCTCAGTGAGGGCACCGTCCTCGTCGCGGAGGAGCAGACCGCGGGCCGCGGGCGGCTGGAACGCACCTGGACGGCCCCGGCCCGCTCCGGCCTGTTCTTCTCCGTCTACCTGACTCCGGGGAACGTGCCCGCCGAGCGCTGGGGCTGGCTGCCGCTGCTCACCGGCGTCGCCGCGGCCACCGGTCTGGCCCGCGCGGCGGGCGTCGACATGGCCCTGAAGTGGCCCAACGACCTGCTGGTCAGGGTCGAGGGCCAGGAGCGCAAGACCGGCGGCATCCTCGCCGAGCGGGCCGGCGACGGCGTCGTCATCGGCATCGGCCTCAACGTCTCGCTGCGCGCCGACGAACTCCCCGCCCCCACCGCCGCGTCCCTCGCCCTGGCCGGCGCGGTCTCCGTCGACCGGGAGACGCTGCTGCGGGGCGTCCTGCGCTCCCTGGAACACTGGTACGGGCTCTGGCGCGACGCGGACGGCGACGCGGCGGCGAGCGGGCTCCAGGAGGCGTACGCGGCCGGCTGCGCGACCCTCGGCAAGGCGGTACGGGCCCAGCTGCCCGGCGACCGCGTGCTCACCGGGGAGGCCGTGGCGATCGACGGGGACGGCCGGCTGGTCCTGTCCACCGGCGACGGACTGCGCGAACCGGTCTCGGCGGGCGACATCGTGCACCTGCGCGGCGCGGAGGGCGGCCTGACCTGA
- a CDS encoding adenylate/guanylate cyclase domain-containing protein — MTVDDTTSGDGAQHSSEPSVHATPHHEVDHTAEPTDDPLAIRLEQLILGADRRYTPFQAARTAGVSMDLASRFWRAMGFADIGQAKALTEADVLALRRLSGLVEAGLLSEPMAIQVARSTGQTTARLAEWQIDSFLEGLTEPPEPGMTRTEVTYPLVELLLPELEEFLVYVWRRQLAAATGRVVQAADDEEMVDRRLAVGFADLVGFTRLTRRLEEEELGELVESFETTCADLVAAHGGRLIKTLGDEVLFAADDAGTAAEIALRLVEAMTVDETMPALRVGIAFGTVTTRMGDVFGTTVNLASRLTSIAPKDAVLVDGAFAEELTRTGEAPVSEARAAEEAAAAAERAEKEGPDAEVVPVPKYRYGLQPMWQRPVRGLGVVEPWLLARRGTS, encoded by the coding sequence GTGACCGTCGACGACACGACCTCCGGCGATGGTGCGCAGCATTCGTCGGAACCCTCGGTGCACGCCACACCGCACCACGAAGTCGACCATACGGCCGAGCCGACCGACGATCCCCTCGCGATCCGGCTGGAACAGCTGATCCTGGGCGCCGACCGGCGGTACACCCCCTTCCAGGCGGCCCGCACCGCCGGTGTCTCGATGGACCTGGCCTCCCGCTTCTGGCGGGCCATGGGCTTCGCGGACATCGGCCAGGCCAAGGCGCTCACCGAGGCCGATGTGCTGGCCCTGCGACGGCTCTCCGGTCTGGTCGAGGCCGGGCTGCTCAGCGAGCCGATGGCGATCCAGGTGGCCCGGTCGACCGGGCAGACCACCGCCCGGCTGGCCGAGTGGCAGATCGATTCCTTCCTGGAGGGCCTGACCGAGCCCCCCGAGCCGGGCATGACCCGCACCGAGGTCACGTATCCCCTGGTCGAACTGCTCCTGCCCGAGCTGGAGGAGTTCCTGGTGTACGTGTGGCGGCGCCAGCTCGCCGCCGCCACGGGCCGGGTCGTGCAGGCGGCCGACGACGAGGAGATGGTCGACCGGCGCCTCGCCGTCGGCTTCGCGGACCTCGTTGGCTTCACCCGGCTGACCCGGCGCCTGGAGGAGGAGGAGCTCGGCGAGCTGGTCGAGTCCTTCGAGACCACCTGCGCCGACCTGGTCGCCGCGCACGGCGGACGGCTGATCAAGACCCTCGGCGACGAGGTCCTGTTCGCCGCCGACGACGCGGGCACCGCCGCGGAGATCGCGCTGCGCCTCGTCGAGGCGATGACCGTGGACGAGACCATGCCCGCGCTGCGGGTCGGCATCGCCTTCGGCACGGTCACCACCCGGATGGGCGATGTCTTCGGCACGACGGTGAACCTCGCCAGCCGGCTGACCTCGATAGCGCCGAAGGACGCGGTGCTGGTCGACGGCGCGTTCGCCGAGGAGCTGACGCGTACGGGCGAGGCGCCGGTCTCGGAGGCGCGGGCGGCCGAGGAGGCCGCGGCGGCGGCCGAGCGGGCCGAGAAGGAGGGCCCGGACGCCGAGGTCGTCCCCGTGCCCAAGTACCGCTACGGGCTCCAGCCGATGTGGCAGCGCCCGGTCCGCGGCCTCGGCGTGGTCGAGCCCTGGCTGCTGGCCCGCCGCGGCACGTCCTGA
- a CDS encoding enoyl-CoA hydratase-related protein codes for MTVTSEQRFGEFVVVRAHEGLEHVAELVLDRPKAMNAVSTDMARSIGAACDALAADRDVRVTVLTSSHERAFCVGADLKERNSFTDAELVRQRPTARAAYTGVLELPMPTIAAVHGFALGGGFELALSCDLIVADPTAVVGLPEVSVGVIPGGGGTQLLPRRVGAARAAELIFSARRVPGPEARELGLVDELVAEGEDRAEALALAGRIAANSPVGLRAAKRALRLGHGLDLRAGLEVEDSAWRSVAFSGDRAEGVAAFNEKRKPNWPGE; via the coding sequence ATGACCGTCACGTCCGAGCAGCGGTTCGGGGAGTTCGTCGTCGTCCGGGCCCACGAGGGCCTGGAGCACGTCGCCGAGCTGGTTCTCGACCGGCCGAAGGCCATGAACGCCGTGTCCACGGACATGGCCCGCTCCATCGGCGCCGCCTGCGACGCGCTCGCCGCCGACCGGGACGTACGGGTCACCGTCCTCACCTCCAGCCACGAGCGGGCCTTCTGCGTGGGCGCGGACCTCAAGGAGCGCAACTCCTTCACCGACGCCGAGCTGGTGCGCCAGCGGCCCACCGCGCGTGCCGCCTACACCGGAGTCCTGGAGCTGCCCATGCCGACGATTGCCGCGGTGCACGGCTTCGCGCTGGGCGGCGGCTTCGAGCTGGCCCTGTCCTGCGACCTGATCGTCGCCGACCCGACCGCCGTGGTGGGCCTGCCCGAGGTCTCCGTCGGCGTCATCCCGGGCGGCGGCGGCACCCAGCTGCTGCCCCGCCGGGTCGGGGCCGCGCGCGCCGCCGAACTGATCTTCAGCGCCCGCCGGGTGCCGGGCCCCGAGGCGCGGGAGCTGGGCCTGGTCGACGAGCTGGTGGCGGAGGGCGAGGACCGGGCCGAGGCGCTGGCCCTGGCCGGCCGCATCGCCGCGAACTCGCCGGTGGGGCTGCGGGCGGCCAAGCGGGCGCTGCGGCTCGGGCACGGGCTCGACCTGCGGGCGGGCCTGGAGGTGGAGGACTCCGCGTGGCGGTCGGTGGCCTTCTCCGGGGACCGGGCGGAGGGGGTGGCCGCGTTCAACGAGAAGCGGAAGCCGAACTGGCCCGGGGAGTGA
- a CDS encoding GGDEF domain-containing protein has protein sequence MGDDARLRAVVSLAQTMAAAHTPRECWRAAARGACEALGGSFGALSVWERGPGRLRVLVNAGERAEGEEEFPEEEVYPVHRFPEITEFLHERWAGGGEPDAWVETAEGPVDGGPGGEPDAGAGGAHGYGPGYCHQRVAALRRRGRGCCVVAPIVLHGRAWGELYVARPTGVPVFGRADADFATVLAAVVAAGLAQTERLEEVRKLAFTDPLTGLANRRAVDMRLDEAVERHRADGAVVSLVVCDLNGLKWVNDTHGHAVGDRLLERFGSVLSRCAAILPGALAARLGGDEFCLLAVGPGADEVVAVATELCERAAGLELGNGVACGIASSGDPIGPEVSARRLFRLADAAQYRAKAARSGRPVVAGRDGEVIRLADSPPKSPHDRRRLRGNRPEL, from the coding sequence ATGGGTGACGACGCGCGGCTGCGGGCCGTGGTTTCGCTGGCGCAGACGATGGCCGCGGCGCACACCCCCCGGGAGTGCTGGCGAGCTGCCGCCCGGGGGGCCTGCGAGGCGCTGGGCGGCAGCTTCGGCGCGCTGTCGGTCTGGGAGCGCGGTCCGGGCCGGCTGAGGGTCCTGGTCAACGCGGGCGAGCGGGCCGAGGGCGAGGAGGAGTTCCCCGAGGAGGAGGTCTACCCCGTCCACCGGTTCCCGGAGATCACCGAGTTCCTGCACGAGCGGTGGGCCGGGGGCGGTGAGCCGGACGCCTGGGTGGAGACCGCCGAGGGGCCGGTGGACGGCGGGCCCGGCGGGGAACCGGACGCGGGGGCGGGCGGTGCGCACGGGTACGGGCCGGGCTACTGCCACCAGCGCGTGGCGGCCCTGCGGCGGCGCGGGCGGGGCTGCTGTGTCGTCGCGCCGATCGTGCTGCACGGGCGGGCCTGGGGCGAGCTGTATGTGGCGCGGCCGACGGGGGTGCCGGTGTTCGGGCGCGCGGACGCCGACTTCGCGACCGTGCTGGCCGCCGTGGTGGCCGCGGGGCTGGCCCAGACCGAGCGCCTGGAGGAGGTCCGCAAGCTGGCCTTCACCGATCCGCTGACCGGCCTCGCCAACCGGCGGGCCGTCGACATGCGGCTGGACGAGGCGGTGGAGCGGCACCGGGCGGACGGTGCGGTGGTCAGCCTGGTCGTCTGCGACCTGAACGGGCTGAAGTGGGTCAACGACACCCATGGCCACGCGGTGGGCGACCGGCTGCTGGAACGTTTCGGCTCGGTGCTCTCGCGGTGCGCGGCCATACTGCCCGGCGCGCTGGCGGCCCGGCTCGGCGGTGACGAGTTCTGCCTGCTGGCGGTGGGCCCCGGGGCGGACGAGGTGGTCGCCGTGGCCACCGAACTGTGCGAGCGGGCGGCCGGGCTCGAACTCGGCAACGGGGTCGCCTGCGGGATCGCGTCCAGCGGCGACCCCATCGGGCCCGAGGTCTCGGCCCGGCGGCTGTTCCGGCTGGCGGACGCGGCCCAGTACCGGGCCAAGGCCGCCCGCTCCGGGCGCCCGGTGGTGGCGGGTCGCGACGGCGAGGTCATCCGGCTGGCCGACTCCCCGCCCAAGTCCCCGCACGACCGCCGGCGGCTGCGCGGCAACCGCCCCGAACTGTGA
- the hutH gene encoding histidine ammonia-lyase: MHTVVVGTSGTTAQDVIAVARGNARVELSAAAVAALAAAREIVDALAAKPEPVYGVSTGFGALASRHISPELRAQLQRNIVRSHAAGMGPRVEREVVRALMFLRLKTVASGHTGVRPEVAQTMADVLNAGITPVVHEYGSLGCSGDLAPLSHCALALMGEGDAEGPDGTVRPAGELLAAHGITPVELREKEGLALLNGTDGMLGMLIMALADLRTLYTSADITAALSLEALLGTDKVLAPELHAIRPHPGQGASADNMLRVLAGSGLTGHHQDDAPRVQDAYSVRCAPQVNGAGRDTLAYAATVADRELASAVDNPVVLPDGRVESNGNFHGAPVAYVLDFLAIAAADLGSITERRTDRLLDKNRSHGLPPFLADDAGVDSGLMIAQYTQAALVSEMKRLAVPASADSIPSSAMQEDHVSMGWSAARKLRTAVGNLARIVAVELYAATRAVELRAQQGLTPAPATRAVIEALRAAGVEGPGPDRFLSPDLAAADAFVRAGGLVSAAEPVTGPLA, encoded by the coding sequence ATGCATACAGTCGTGGTGGGGACGTCCGGTACCACTGCTCAGGACGTCATCGCCGTGGCCCGCGGCAACGCCCGTGTCGAGCTCTCCGCCGCCGCGGTGGCCGCGCTGGCCGCCGCGCGCGAGATCGTGGACGCGCTCGCCGCCAAGCCCGAGCCGGTCTACGGCGTCTCGACCGGCTTCGGCGCCCTGGCCAGCCGCCACATCAGCCCGGAGCTGCGCGCACAGCTCCAGCGCAACATCGTCCGCTCGCACGCCGCCGGCATGGGCCCGCGCGTCGAGCGCGAGGTCGTCCGGGCGCTGATGTTCCTCCGGCTGAAGACGGTCGCCTCCGGCCACACCGGCGTACGCCCCGAGGTCGCGCAGACCATGGCGGACGTGCTGAACGCCGGGATCACCCCCGTCGTCCACGAGTACGGCTCGCTCGGCTGCTCCGGCGACCTGGCGCCCCTGTCGCACTGCGCGCTGGCCCTGATGGGCGAGGGCGACGCGGAGGGCCCCGACGGCACCGTCCGCCCCGCGGGCGAACTGCTCGCCGCGCACGGCATCACCCCGGTCGAGCTGCGCGAGAAGGAGGGCCTGGCCCTCCTCAACGGCACCGACGGCATGCTCGGCATGCTGATCATGGCCCTTGCCGATCTGCGGACGCTCTACACCTCGGCCGACATCACGGCCGCTCTCTCCCTGGAGGCCCTGCTCGGCACGGACAAGGTCCTCGCGCCCGAGCTGCACGCCATCCGCCCGCACCCCGGCCAGGGGGCCAGCGCGGACAACATGCTGCGGGTGCTCGCGGGATCGGGTCTCACCGGTCACCACCAGGACGACGCGCCGCGCGTCCAGGACGCCTACTCGGTGCGGTGCGCGCCGCAGGTCAACGGGGCCGGGCGGGACACCCTGGCGTACGCCGCGACCGTCGCGGACCGTGAGCTGGCCTCCGCCGTGGACAATCCGGTGGTCCTCCCCGATGGCCGGGTGGAGTCGAACGGCAACTTCCACGGGGCGCCCGTCGCCTATGTGCTGGACTTCCTGGCCATCGCCGCCGCGGACCTCGGCTCGATCACCGAGCGCCGCACGGACCGGCTGCTGGACAAGAACCGCTCGCACGGGCTGCCGCCGTTCCTCGCGGACGACGCGGGCGTCGACTCGGGCCTGATGATCGCCCAGTACACCCAGGCCGCCCTGGTCAGCGAGATGAAGCGGCTCGCCGTCCCGGCCTCCGCCGACTCCATCCCGTCCTCCGCGATGCAGGAGGACCACGTCTCCATGGGCTGGTCGGCCGCGCGCAAGCTGCGTACCGCCGTCGGCAACCTCGCCCGGATCGTCGCCGTCGAGCTGTACGCGGCGACCCGTGCCGTCGAGCTGCGCGCCCAGCAGGGGCTGACCCCGGCCCCCGCCACGCGCGCCGTCATCGAGGCGCTGCGGGCGGCGGGCGTCGAGGGCCCGGGGCCGGACCGCTTCCTCTCGCCGGACCTGGCCGCCGCCGACGCCTTCGTGCGGGCGGGCGGACTGGTCTCGGCGGCGGAGCCGGTCACCGGGCCGCTGGCCTGA
- a CDS encoding Ig-like domain-containing protein, with product MEKRVMTDSKRRKGLMAASALLGGVLVLSACDDGGDKGGPSPESSKSQAADVDKAAAQESSEAQIAISPKNGATNASINNAAKVTVTKGKLTAVTMTTAAGESVKGTLSADGTSWQPDAQLERSTTYKINATAKDSKGREAHENSSFTTVSPDKSFIGNFTPEDGSTVGVGMPVSINFNKPITDTKAVQAGIKVTSSSGQQVVGHWFNSQRLDLRPEDYWQAGSTVTLKLALDGVEGSDGVYGVQQKTVTFKIGRNQVSTVDAKTHMMTVTRDGKTIKTIPISAGSPDNPTYNGQMVISEKYKETRMDGSTVGFTDDDGKGEYDIKDVPHAMRLSTSGTFIHGNYWGKGIFGSVNTSHGCVGLADVKGAGDANQPAAWFYNNSMIGDVVTVKNSPDKTIQPSNGLNGWNMSWAQWTAGSTA from the coding sequence ATGGAGAAGCGTGTGATGACGGACAGCAAGCGGCGCAAGGGTCTGATGGCCGCGTCCGCACTGCTCGGCGGCGTACTGGTGCTTTCCGCCTGTGACGACGGCGGCGACAAGGGCGGTCCCAGCCCCGAGAGCTCCAAGTCCCAGGCGGCCGACGTCGACAAGGCGGCGGCCCAGGAGTCGTCCGAGGCACAGATAGCGATCTCGCCCAAGAACGGCGCGACCAACGCGAGCATCAACAACGCCGCCAAGGTCACCGTCACCAAGGGCAAGCTGACCGCCGTCACCATGACCACCGCGGCCGGGGAGAGCGTCAAGGGCACCCTCTCCGCCGACGGCACGAGCTGGCAGCCGGACGCCCAGCTGGAGCGCTCGACCACGTACAAGATCAACGCGACGGCGAAGGACTCCAAGGGCCGCGAGGCCCACGAGAACTCCTCCTTCACCACCGTCTCGCCGGACAAGAGCTTCATCGGGAACTTCACCCCCGAGGACGGCTCCACCGTCGGCGTCGGCATGCCCGTCTCGATCAACTTCAACAAGCCGATCACCGACACCAAGGCCGTCCAGGCCGGCATCAAGGTGACGTCCAGCAGCGGCCAGCAGGTCGTCGGCCACTGGTTCAACTCGCAGCGCCTCGACCTGCGCCCCGAGGACTACTGGCAGGCCGGCTCCACGGTCACCCTGAAGCTCGCCCTGGACGGCGTCGAGGGCTCCGACGGCGTCTACGGCGTGCAGCAGAAGACGGTCACCTTCAAGATCGGCCGCAACCAGGTCTCCACGGTGGACGCCAAGACGCACATGATGACCGTCACCCGGGACGGCAAGACGATCAAGACCATCCCGATCTCCGCCGGTTCGCCCGACAACCCGACGTACAACGGCCAGATGGTGATCTCCGAGAAGTACAAGGAGACCCGGATGGACGGTTCGACGGTCGGCTTCACGGACGACGACGGCAAGGGCGAGTACGACATCAAGGACGTGCCGCACGCCATGCGGCTGTCCACGTCGGGCACCTTCATCCACGGCAACTACTGGGGCAAGGGCATCTTCGGCAGCGTCAACACCAGCCACGGCTGCGTCGGGCTCGCCGACGTCAAGGGTGCGGGCGACGCCAACCAGCCCGCCGCCTGGTTCTACAACAACTCCATGATCGGTGACGTCGTCACCGTGAAGAACTCCCCGGACAAGACCATCCAGCCCTCCAACGGCCTCAACGGCTGGAACATGAGCTGGGCCCAGTGGACGGCGGGCTCCACCGCCTGA
- a CDS encoding FtsX-like permease family protein — protein sequence MFFTYLRRELRRRRKAALVVASGLALGIALVIIVSSVSSGMSKAQDKVLESLYGLGTDMTVTKAAAAPKSGSTERPRFEFDAKDSDDDATQSTDRVMVQGFQTLASSTVDKVGGQDGVAGAVGGLSLNVMKVDGQFKRGEFKQEGGTSQGGGRGPGGGSGQPQGEVRGGGASFDVNSYTVYGTDVTHQDLGPLTSSKITSGRTFKATETNAKVAVVDSAYAKEKTLSTGKTVTVHGTKFTIIGVSTADSGDAAANLYIPLQQAQTLADSKNKVTTVYVKAADSQKIDSVKSAIQKNVSGTTVTTSADLADTVSGSLSTASDLAAGVGKWLSIAVLVAAFLVAGLLTSSAVSRRVREFGTLKALGWKSGRVTRQVIGEALVNGLIGGVLGIAVGLAGAYAVTTVSPTLTAELGSSGGGGMRGGMMGGGGFGRQSASKTLDIALSAPVSLSIILIAVALAVAGGLIAGAFGGWRASRLRPADALRRVE from the coding sequence ATGTTCTTCACCTACCTCCGGCGCGAGCTGCGCCGCCGCAGAAAGGCGGCGCTCGTCGTCGCCTCGGGGCTCGCCCTCGGTATTGCGCTGGTCATCATCGTCAGCTCGGTCTCCTCGGGCATGAGCAAGGCCCAGGACAAGGTCCTGGAATCGCTGTACGGCCTCGGCACGGACATGACCGTCACCAAGGCGGCAGCGGCGCCCAAGTCCGGCTCCACGGAACGCCCCAGGTTCGAGTTCGACGCCAAGGACAGCGACGACGACGCGACCCAGAGCACCGACCGGGTCATGGTCCAGGGCTTCCAGACCCTGGCCTCCTCCACCGTCGACAAGGTCGGCGGCCAGGACGGCGTCGCCGGTGCGGTCGGCGGTCTGAGCCTGAACGTCATGAAGGTGGACGGGCAGTTCAAGCGCGGCGAGTTCAAGCAGGAGGGCGGCACGAGCCAGGGCGGCGGACGCGGACCCGGCGGCGGGAGCGGCCAGCCGCAGGGCGAGGTCAGGGGCGGCGGCGCCTCCTTCGACGTCAACTCCTACACGGTGTACGGCACCGACGTCACCCACCAGGACCTCGGCCCGCTCACCTCGTCGAAGATCACCTCGGGCCGTACGTTCAAGGCGACCGAGACCAACGCCAAGGTGGCCGTCGTCGACTCCGCCTACGCCAAGGAGAAGACCCTCTCCACCGGCAAGACGGTGACCGTGCACGGCACCAAGTTCACGATCATCGGCGTCTCGACGGCCGACAGCGGCGACGCGGCTGCCAACCTCTACATCCCGCTTCAGCAGGCGCAGACCCTCGCCGACTCGAAGAACAAGGTCACCACGGTCTATGTGAAGGCTGCGGACTCGCAGAAGATCGACAGCGTCAAGTCGGCCATCCAGAAGAACGTCTCGGGCACCACGGTCACCACCTCCGCCGACCTCGCGGATACCGTCTCCGGGTCCCTGTCCACCGCGTCCGACCTCGCGGCCGGCGTCGGCAAGTGGCTCTCCATCGCCGTCCTGGTCGCCGCGTTCCTGGTCGCCGGGCTCCTCACCTCCTCCGCCGTCAGCCGCCGGGTGCGCGAGTTCGGCACGCTCAAGGCGCTCGGCTGGAAGAGCGGCCGGGTCACCCGGCAGGTCATCGGCGAGGCCCTGGTCAACGGCCTGATCGGCGGCGTTCTCGGCATCGCGGTCGGCCTGGCCGGCGCCTACGCTGTCACCACGGTCAGCCCCACCCTCACCGCGGAGCTGGGCTCCTCGGGCGGCGGCGGGATGCGCGGCGGCATGATGGGCGGCGGCGGCTTCGGCCGGCAGAGCGCGTCCAAGACCCTCGACATCGCGCTGTCCGCGCCCGTCTCCCTCTCCATCATCCTGATCGCCGTCGCCCTGGCCGTGGCGGGCGGGCTGATCGCGGGCGCCTTCGGCGGCTGGCGCGCCTCCCGGCTGCGCCCGGCGGACGCGCTGCGCCGCGTCGAGTAG
- a CDS encoding ABC transporter ATP-binding protein, which translates to MYTLQGVTKQYRRGKSTVHALAGVDLTIEDGGRLVIQGPTGGGKSTLLQMLGGLDRPTAGSVELDGMDLARLSEAKLTKVRAQNIGFVFQSFNLIPTLTAQENVETALVPLGVKASERRRRAAEALDSVGLGERLGHVPGEMSGGQQQRVAIARALVKRPKVLLADEPTGNLDESMRDEIMEVLETLWKEHGLTFIMVTHDSAIARRAPRLATIRKGKVTITENAAA; encoded by the coding sequence ATGTACACGCTTCAAGGCGTCACCAAGCAGTACCGGCGCGGCAAGTCCACCGTGCACGCCCTGGCCGGCGTCGACCTCACCATCGAGGACGGCGGCCGTCTGGTCATCCAGGGCCCCACCGGCGGCGGCAAGTCCACCCTGCTCCAGATGCTCGGCGGCCTGGACCGCCCCACGGCCGGCAGCGTCGAACTCGACGGGATGGACCTCGCCAGGCTGAGCGAGGCCAAGCTCACCAAGGTGCGCGCCCAGAACATCGGCTTCGTCTTCCAGAGCTTCAACCTCATCCCCACGCTCACCGCCCAGGAGAACGTCGAGACGGCCCTCGTCCCCCTCGGCGTCAAGGCGTCCGAGCGGCGCAGAAGAGCCGCCGAGGCGCTGGACTCCGTCGGACTCGGCGAACGGCTCGGCCATGTGCCCGGCGAGATGTCCGGCGGCCAGCAGCAGCGCGTCGCCATCGCCCGCGCCCTGGTCAAGCGGCCCAAGGTGCTCCTCGCCGACGAGCCCACCGGCAACCTCGACGAGTCCATGCGCGACGAGATCATGGAGGTGCTGGAGACCCTCTGGAAGGAGCACGGGCTGACCTTCATCATGGTCACCCACGACAGCGCGATCGCCCGCCGTGCCCCGCGCCTGGCCACCATCCGCAAGGGCAAGGTCACCATCACGGAGAACGCCGCGGCCTGA
- a CDS encoding RDD family protein: MTYIRGDHRGLGPRRPAGTVLPARSGHSGHAAGSLRPGPRTPPRAGETRRCLAVGLDCYLCVLTAGLLVRPYVDTVPLPEAVALLAGPVLVLSFVNQVVLTAFLGAGAGKLIMGIRVVSLPDVRRPGPGRLVRRWLYGLAWLPLRPWYGLRAGTGQRDETGCPLVRTCEEGVSYADPLGLRQVRRGDLVAYRRAVAGAGGRTA, translated from the coding sequence ATGACATACATACGGGGAGACCACCGGGGTCTCGGTCCTCGTAGGCCCGCCGGGACCGTCCTGCCCGCCCGGTCCGGGCACAGCGGGCACGCCGCCGGGTCCTTACGCCCCGGCCCGCGCACGCCGCCGCGCGCCGGTGAGACGCGCCGCTGCCTCGCCGTGGGCCTGGACTGCTATCTGTGCGTGCTCACGGCCGGGCTGCTGGTCCGACCGTACGTGGACACCGTGCCCCTGCCCGAGGCCGTGGCGCTGCTGGCCGGCCCGGTGCTCGTGCTCTCGTTCGTCAACCAGGTGGTGCTCACCGCGTTCCTCGGGGCGGGCGCGGGCAAGCTGATCATGGGCATCCGGGTGGTGAGCCTGCCGGACGTCCGGCGCCCCGGCCCCGGCCGGCTGGTGCGGCGCTGGCTCTACGGGCTGGCCTGGCTGCCCCTGCGCCCCTGGTACGGGCTGCGCGCCGGCACCGGGCAGCGGGACGAGACCGGCTGCCCCCTGGTGCGCACCTGCGAGGAGGGCGTCTCGTACGCGGACCCGCTCGGCCTGCGCCAGGTGCGCCGGGGCGACCTCGTCGCGTACCGCAGGGCCGTCGCGGGCGCGGGCGGCCGGACGGCCTGA